DNA from Tachypleus tridentatus isolate NWPU-2018 chromosome 8, ASM421037v1, whole genome shotgun sequence:
tagtattttgtaatatagtcacattttattatacttcattatatagtgtgtgtgtgtgtgtgtgtgtgtcatatttagaaataaataataatttggaaataaattattgaacttatttttcttaaaatattgaacTTTCAAATCAAAGTAAAGCAAATGATActcttcttgctatgacctttgtacttggttgttgctgAATATAGACtgtcttttaaacttttgcaTGTGGAAGATGTCTTTATGTGCGTGCATAAGCACAGATGCACGAATAACCAAACAAAATCATCATAAATAACTGCACTTGCACCACAGAAAGGGGTGCTTATTTCCATAGATAAGTCATGGTTGACAACCACAGAAGTGTGTAAGAAAGTGATGCTATCATTTGCAACTTAAAGCAGACTGTCTATCTTGGAATAGAGGAAAAtgcagaagaaaataatttttatgatgcTGTTCAAGCTGAACAGGATAATCTTGCTAATTAAAACTTGGCATAAGATTCAAAGAATGACAATATTTTGCTTCTTATGAAATTGGTGACACTGAGGAAATTTCCAAATTGTGAGTGTTAGGTGTTTTGTTCATATATTTGTGCAAAATGGTTAAAAGTATGAAGGTCCTGCAAGAAATTCCATTCAGGCCATGGAAAATGAGTAAATGTCATGGAATTCATTAACCTATAGTGCATAAGCCCTGCTAAAGTATTTCAACCCATGTTTAATAGTACTGAAAACTTTGCAGAACAGTTCTATAGCACAGGTGAGAATTAACATGTATCAGTATGTTAGTTGTTGCTTGTGTTGCAAAAAAAGAATAATGTAAATGCCATCCatactatcttgtttgcattgtttttgaaggattaatattagttatctatacattttttttgttttgaaaaaaattattgtactttttattgCTGTTGATTGTTTCACTTCAGAAAACATTTTCTGGTTGTTTAAgataacttttaatattcaatCTCCAGTAGTTCCTTTAATGCTTAACTTTAGAATGTAGTGTTGAACTTTTACAAGGATTAGGGAATGCTATTTTTCTTGGATGgagatataaaactaaaacttaagataatatttttcatttacataatgaattttaaatgtaGTGTGATGATGAATATTTAATCTTTCAAGCAAGTAGCAATGTGTATTATGTCAgaagaaacaaattttacaagtaaagaaacttgctttttttttttttttacagatagcTTTTTATCTGTTCTGTCAAATGTACCCTATATGAAAGATATTGCTTTCCTTGGgtcattagttttatttcaaactacTTTTTCATCATAAATGTTCTTCAGATGTTGATAGTATCCCCCCCTTTAACTTTGGACATGACTGATATAAAGTAAAGAATCAATAACATGATGAACTTTCACACATTTATTATATCATCAGGAAATGGCACTATTGATTTCCCTGAATTTCTTACAATGATGGCAAGGAAGATGAAAGATACAGATAGTGAGGAAGAAATCAGAGAAGCATTTAGAGTATTTGATAAAGATGGTAATGGCTTTATTAGTGCAGCTGAACTTCGACATGTTATGACAAACCTTGGGGAAAAATTAACAGATGAAGAAGTAGATGAAATGATTAGAGAAGCAGATATTGATGGTGATGGACAAGTAAATTATGAAGGtacaatttttttcttagtttCACTTCAgaacaataatgttaaaagtgaTGGTTAAAATTTGggatgtttttattataatggcTTGTCCTGAGACAAAATTAACTGATTgtctaaattaacattttaagtattttaaaagtattttattcacaaccaaaattaaaaagttaaaaaaaaataatcaattttcatATCTTATTGTTCTGCATGACAATTTTCTCTTAATTTTCCacatatcataatattaaattgtGCTGCTTAAGTTTCCATATGCAAGTAATAACATTGAAAATAGAACTTGGAATAATGCTACAATTTTCTGATACAGCTGCAACTAGCAGTAGAATTCATCACACAGCAGATTATATGCATTATTATTGAAGTCTGCTTGTTACTGAAACAagcaaaatgattttattttgtgatttttatttggGTATTTGCTGTTTCTGTAACTTAGTTTTCTGATAAACAGCAGATTTATTAGCTATAAAGACAGTAGGGGAAAATTGTTTTTTCACATAGATAGTTATAGAAAAGTTTCTCAATAAATGACAACTTTTAgtagtgatttttttatttgcctATTTAACTTTTTTTGTGTATACTAATAGGACATAAGATatcaattgtttttgtttttttaaatgagatGTTTAGAATACAGTATTGGATTTTGTAATTACTTCATAACTCATCAAAAAGCTTGAAGGTTTATAGATGTATTGCATTATAAGTCTATGGGGAATATGATTTAGTTTCACAGAAGTAGTTGATAAAATCCAGAGTTTGTGTGGTTGACAACTGAGTAACATACAATTAcaggaatttaaaaatatttgatctttttcattaaaaatgcACTGTAATCTTAAGATTAACTCTTTTGTGGGTATGTGGATTCCACTCAGCCCTTATTTCTGAAAGTAACCAAGCAGCTATactaactttttaaaatgtatgcATGCTTTCCTGAAAGTTTGCAGATTAACGGTAATCATTACAAGACGTGCATGCacaaattatcattttttaaataagttttaatatttaattatttgctcatgcattttttttagtttcagataCTAACTATCCAACattccaatatttttatgaatccAGAAAATTGTCAATTTCACTTGCATCAACTCCATAACTTCGTAACATTCTTCaaactattaaatgttttttgagaaaaatatattttatctctgtgtgtgtgtgtgtgtgtgtgtgtgtgtatattttagtGATCTTTCAACTGTATCTGACTAATGCTACAGAACTTTAACATGGCACGTGCACTTACGTTACcatatccaaaaatataaaactggccttcaCAGAGTTGACCAGTCTTGGCTGTTTTTTAgcggactagtattttgtaatgtacagtTATGTTTCAGTTATATATTATAAGTGCATGTACATTATCATTATTTGGaaacaagttcttaaatttcaatttatttatttatgagacATGGAACAGTGAAGAAAGATGTATAGAAAACAACTCTTCTAGTTATGAACTTTGTACTCCCTTGTTGCTTGCTGTGCTTAGTTAGTACTGTCCATATTTAacacatggacataaaacagattttttacacatacttttaaaaaatcatatgtaTACAAATACAACAATTTCCATTATGACTTATCAGTTTTAGCAACTTCACTATATTTGCATTTTTAAGATTTTTCAAGCTCAGTAACATCTTAACACTTCTTTTACCACAAAAAGAGATTCTTACATAAATACTTCACAGAAGTTCAGAGAACCACATAGATTTCTGAGCTTTGGATTGGTTATTTGTACATTTTGGAAGTATATATACAAAAGGTTTTCCAAAAATGGGAAACAAGAGGGGCCACTCCATTTGCTATACTAAATGTAgctatctcagcaaatagaaaaaatatgaagttcttatttttatattctaacttttcAGTATTGgtgt
Protein-coding regions in this window:
- the LOC143222950 gene encoding calmodulin; protein product: MADQLTEEQIAEFKEAFSLFDKDGDGTITTKELGTVMRSLGQNPTEAELQDMINEVDADGNGTIDFPEFLTMMARKMKDTDSEEEIREAFRVFDKDGNGFISAAELRHVMTNLGEKLTDEEVDEMIREADIDGDGQVNYEEFVTMMTSK